A single genomic interval of Daucus carota subsp. sativus chromosome 1, DH1 v3.0, whole genome shotgun sequence harbors:
- the LOC108205757 gene encoding 1-aminocyclopropane-1-carboxylate oxidase homolog 1, with amino-acid sequence MEVLGSSTCKQQPSDYDRVKEVKEFDNTKCGVKGLLDSGLVKIPRIFIHSPENLQNPISTTDISASQLEMPVIDLQGLESCCRRAEVVNHICKASMTWGFFQMVNHGITKTVMENMIQGIKQFHEQANEVKMGWYSRDPKQKVRYYSNGDLHVSKAANWRDSIACSFEDGLLDSDALPLVCREAIGNYMKSLIKLKDTLSQLLSEALGIRSDFLASIDCMETASLVCHYYPFCPEPDLTLGATKHSDPSFLTILLQDSIGGLQVLHDTQWIDVHPINGALIANIGDLMQLISNGKFKSVEHRVLAGRAGPRISAACFFYPGTASYCRPYRPIQELLSEKNPPIYRETSHKEYHAYYKSKGLDGSSALPHFELQQSDDLSLSENQTTL; translated from the exons ATGGAGGTTTTAGGCAGCAGCACTTGTAAGCAGCAGCCATCTGATTATGACAGGGTTAAAGAAGTGAAAGAATTCGATAACACAAAGTGTGGAGTCAAAGGCCTCCTAGACTCAGGACTTGTCAAAATCCCAAGAATCTTCATTCACTCCCCAGAAAACCTCCAAAACCCAATCTCCACCACAGACATCTCAGCCAGCCAGCTTGAGATGCCAGTGATAGATCTCCAAGGCCTTGAGAGTTGTTGTCGCCGCGCAGAAGTGGTGAACCATATCTGCAAGGCATCAATGACATGGGGATTCTTTCAGATGGTTAATCATGGAATTACCAAGACTGTGATGGAAAATATGATACAAGGCATCAAGCAGTTTCATGAGCAGGCAAATGAAGTGAAGATGGGATGGTACTCGCGTGATCCTAAGCAAAAAGTGAGGTACTACTCCAACGGAGATCTTCATGTCTCCAAAGCAGCAAACTGGAGGGACTCCATTGCTTGCAGCTTTGAAGATGGCTTGCTGGACTCAGATGCCTTGCCACTTGTTTGCAG GGAAGCAATAGGCAACTATATGAAGAGCTTGATTAAACTAAAGGATACACTATCTCAGCTGCTTTCAGAAGCACTGGGGATCAGAAGTGACTTCCTTGCAAGTATTGATTGCATGGAAACTGCATCTCTTGTGTGCCACTATTATCCATTCTGCCCAGAACCCGACTTGACTCTAGGCGCAACCAAGCACTCAGACCCATCTTTCCTTACCATCCTTCTTCAAGATAGTATCGGAGGCCTCCAAGTCCTTCATGATACTCAGTGGATCGACGTGCATCCTATAAACGGAGCACTAATAGCTAACATTGGAGATTTGATGCAG CTAATTAGCAATGGCAAGTTTAAAAGTGTCGAACACAGAGTGCTAGCTGGAAGAGCTGGTCCCAGAATATCAGCAGCGTGTTTCTTCTACCCAGGTACTGCCAGTTATTGTAGACCATACCGGCCAATTCAGGAGTTACTATCCGAAAAGAATCCACCTATATACAGAGAAACGAGCCACAAGGAGTATCATGCTTACTACAAATCCAAAGGACTTGATGGTTCgtcagctcttcctcacttcgAGCTGCAGCAAAGTGATGACTTGTCATTATCTGAAAATCAAACTACGTTATAA